The nucleotide sequence CAGCGAGGGCGCCACGAGAAACCGGCGAACGACACTCATTCACTTCCCTCCGCAGGTCGGCCTGTCCCGGTCCGGAACCGTCCCCGGACACTCGACCGTCGAACGCCCTGCCCGAACGCCGAGCCGCTCGCGGGCGAGACCGGCGGTCGCCCGCCGTTCCGTTGCGGGCGGGCCACGAAGACCGGGGCGTTAACCTCTTCTTCACACGGCCCTTCATGGCGAAGTGTTGAGCCCGAAACAACCATGCGGCAAGCCTGGAGGCCGAAAAGGCGTGGAATTCGCCGGCTCGCCCCGTGAATTCAGGCCTCGGGCTCGAAGTCGAGGGCGACGCCGTTCATGCAGTAGCGCAAGCCCGTCGGCGCCGGCCCGTCCTCGAACACGTGGCCGAGATGTCCCTTGCAGCGGGCGCAATGCACCTCGGTGCGGGTCATCCAGTGGCTGCGGTCGACCTGCGTCTCGACCGCGCCTTCCAGCGGCGCGAAGAAGCTCGGCCAGCCGCTGCCGGACTCGTACTTGGTGCCGGTCTCGAACAGCGGCGCGCCGCAGCCGGCGCAGAAGAAGGTGCCGGGCCGCTTCTCGGCATTGAGGCAGCTCGTGCCCGCCCGCTCGGTGCCGTGCTCGCGCAGCACGCGGTACCGATCCGGCGTCAGCGCCGTACGCCACTCCGCCTCGGTGCGGGTTTCGGGATCGCCGCCGCCAACGTCGGATCCGGCCATGTCGCGTTCCTCCGGTACGTTTCTCGTTTGCCAAGATGGGGCCAAGCCCCGCTTCTCGCGAGTGCGACCCTCCCGCGCAAGAACCGATGATACCGTTTCCGATTGATCGCTTCGGGTTTGGCCACCCTCCGTCCTCGCGAGCGGCCGCGAAGCGATCCAGGGCGCGACAGGTCCGGAAAGGGCGCGCCCTGGATCGCCACGGCTTCGCCTCGCGATGACGCAGGACAGGCCGAAGTCAGCAACCGGATGTCGTATGACATGTCGTCCGATCGATCGGGATGCCCGCCCGTCAGGCCGCGGCGCC is from Methylorubrum populi and encodes:
- the msrB gene encoding peptide-methionine (R)-S-oxide reductase MsrB: MAGSDVGGGDPETRTEAEWRTALTPDRYRVLREHGTERAGTSCLNAEKRPGTFFCAGCGAPLFETGTKYESGSGWPSFFAPLEGAVETQVDRSHWMTRTEVHCARCKGHLGHVFEDGPAPTGLRYCMNGVALDFEPEA